The following are encoded in a window of Brevibacillus ruminantium genomic DNA:
- a CDS encoding arsenate reductase family protein, whose product MTIKAYLYDKCGTCRKAKQWLQQNGVSFEEILIVDAPPAADELHSMWRASGLPLNKFFNTSGQFYRELGLKDKLPAMSEDEMLKLLASNGKLIKRPLVSDGQTVTVGFKEDEYEKAWGNR is encoded by the coding sequence ATGACAATCAAAGCCTACCTCTATGACAAATGCGGCACCTGCCGAAAAGCGAAGCAATGGCTGCAGCAAAATGGTGTTTCGTTTGAAGAGATTCTAATCGTGGATGCACCGCCTGCAGCAGACGAGCTGCACAGCATGTGGAGGGCGAGCGGGCTGCCGCTGAATAAATTTTTTAATACCAGCGGCCAGTTTTACCGCGAGCTGGGTTTGAAAGACAAACTGCCTGCGATGTCCGAAGATGAGATGCTGAAGCTGCTCGCCTCCAACGGCAAGCTGATCAAAAGGCCGCTTGTCTCCGATGGTCAAACCGTGACCGTTGGATTTAAGGAAGATGAGTACGAAAAAGCCTGGGGGAACCGCTGA
- a CDS encoding DUF4309 domain-containing protein: protein MKFRFFAIVFMIFSVLTGCMAAESEELEPLHQLLKEMKSEAENGRMKGIDLPLGATLGEVQERYGKPKSFSNDECWTYSFDHPDTDAVFFYQHDACSQENEQITDDIQMNKITVSPSFFQITVHEKDIRKALGQPSDEYENEAYGGYYLKYRTGDYQLIFVIWEDSVNREITRVSIALADR from the coding sequence ATGAAGTTTCGATTCTTTGCAATCGTGTTTATGATCTTTTCTGTGCTAACTGGGTGTATGGCTGCTGAATCGGAGGAATTGGAGCCGCTGCATCAATTGTTGAAGGAAATGAAGAGCGAAGCGGAGAACGGAAGGATGAAAGGAATTGATCTTCCGCTAGGGGCAACTCTCGGGGAGGTTCAAGAACGCTACGGAAAGCCCAAAAGCTTTTCGAATGACGAATGCTGGACATACTCTTTCGATCATCCAGATACGGATGCGGTCTTTTTTTACCAGCATGATGCCTGCAGTCAGGAAAATGAACAAATAACGGACGATATACAAATGAACAAAATAACGGTCTCGCCCTCATTCTTTCAAATCACGGTACATGAGAAGGATATCCGCAAGGCGTTGGGTCAGCCATCTGACGAATACGAAAATGAAGCGTACGGCGGTTATTATCTGAAGTATCGGACAGGAGATTATCAATTGATTTTTGTTATCTGGGAAGATTCGGTTAATCGAGAGATAACTAGAGTAAGTATTGCGCTGGCAGATAGATAA